A stretch of Babylonia areolata isolate BAREFJ2019XMU chromosome 23, ASM4173473v1, whole genome shotgun sequence DNA encodes these proteins:
- the LOC143297941 gene encoding uncharacterized protein LOC143297941 — protein MKVRDWKGEIALLFRMTAYVNEVKMERSSRRCRTRFLQGLWLLILWPHSEVAGQTDDNETFSHRPQNLVDTSHRSVTQFPGEDSLWNRQTWGDHDVLFSDKYTTSAVFPIPTPSRKSPCENVEEVRTAGDGIIELIETERDCNDMWTWDIRTSSPDDGIILQFNDVFLRYGCELGIFTLARGSERVEQRKFTSKKSDNMLFSPLLLQESRVLVVLNAPYSSFKYTTSVVKISHYAHPISRMPHTVYHDTVPSTSLLMYGCSGNITIPTAFRCNMVQQCVFNEDEEGCEYTKQGCEKGWAPYKDQCLKMEFVTLFSYAPGHSHATFPNVAEKTCASKYGGSLAKLPDREGIELVGKMLRQSGHGSAVVDIKKVKPVSKLQRHLYRYLWQWGDKGSPIAYEQQQLQRDGPLLDCATLNAYPGIHFQPLRCVLPGSFPDGYVCMRRNPAQPSVSVSRPLSAHFPPPRRPLDQMPTKQCADGSLVQTFHRCQSDDVDQLSPNGFAVFHCRYGPPVHYALVCDGNGDCVDGSDEINCRSVTESQVDETTFVCDNLQTIAKSQRCNGMTDCFDGSDEVDCTFCNQGYIMCTGVGCVPSLYAMYIDSCPVMPLVSEGKFVLSDPSVLTLDGDGMSRMQPYDRNNDDGLFHCISGNYIPSFLLNNGELDCQFGEDEHIPSENVTCPGYYICQHFGNCVHPDFICDGIYHCPYKDDERYCNLPCPADCVCEGYAYFCTNLSEPQSLLQARYLDLSGSVNVSLHHLKFMTRLQFLNLSYCGLDTAYLRNLSQLNTLDLSFNNLTGFSSLLFERLTSLKTLNLSGNPFVRILDSSFPLFVKSSGLVNLLQLIMTDTGLESLEDKALSALTEADDFGYQAKQH, from the exons ATGAAAGTCCGGGACTGGAAAGGGGAGATAGCTCTTTTATTCCG TATGACGGCATACGTGAACGAAGTGAAGATGGAGAGAAGTTCCAGGAGATGCCGGACCAGATTTCTACAAGGTCTGTGGCTGCTGATACTTTGGCCGCATTCAGAGGTGGCAGGACAAACTGACGACAATGAGACATTCTCTCACCGACCACAGAATCTTGTTGACACTAGTCACCGGAGTGTGACACAATTTCCCGGAGAAGACAGCTTGTGGAACAGACAGACCTGGGGTGATCATGACGTCTTGTTTTCTGACAAATACACGACAAGTGCAGTTTTTCCGATCCCTACTCCATCTCGAAAATCTCCATGTGAGAACGTGGAAGAAGTCAGGACAGCAGGAGACGGGATCATTGAGTTAATAGAAACTGAGCGAGATTGCAACGACATGTGGACATGGGACATCCGAACTTCATCTCCTGATGACGGAATTATCTTACAGTTCAATGACGTGTTCCTGCGATATGGGTGTGAACTGGGGATCTTCACACTGGCAAGGGGCTCAGAAAGAGTTGAGCAGAGGAAGTTCACCAGCAAAAAGTCTGACAATATGCTTTtcagtcctcttcttcttcaagaaTCCAGAGTCCTTGTAGTTCTGAATGCCCCATATTCTTCCTTCAAGTACACAACTTCGGTAGTGAAAATCTCTCACTACGCACATCCCATCTCAAGAATGCCACATACAGTGTACCACGACACAGTGCCGAGCACAAGCCTTTTAATGTACGGCTGCTCCGGGAACATAACTATCCCCACCGCTTTCAGATGCAACATGGTCCAGCAGTGTGTCTTCAACGAGGATGAAGAAGGATGTGAGTACACCAAACAAGGCTGTGAGAAAGGGTGGGCACCTTACAAGGATCAGTGTTTGAAGATGGAATTCGTCACTCTCTTCTCGTACGCTCCAGGTCATTCTCATGCCACCTTCCCTAACGTGGCAGAGAAAACGTGTGCCTCCAAGTACGGGGGTTCCTTGGCCAAACTGCCTGATCGTGAAGGGATCGAACTGGTGGGCAAAATGCTTCGGCAGAGCGGTCACGGAAGCGCAGTTGTGGACATCAAGAAAGTGAAGCCAGTATCTAAGCTGCAGCGTCACCTCTACag ATACCTATGGCAATGGGGAGACAAAGGCAGTCCCATAGCCTACGAACAACAACAGCTCCAGAGAGATGGACCATTGCTGGACTGTGCCACTCTCAATGCTTATCCTGGCATCCACTTTCAGCCCTTGAGATGCGTCCTTCCTGGCTCTTTCCCTGATGGTTATGTCTGCATGAGACGGAACCCCGCTCAGCCAAGTGTGAGTGTAAGTCGACCTTTAAGCGCTCACTTCCCTCCACCAAGACGCCCACTTGACCAAATGCCCACAAAGCAGTGTGCTGACGGTTCTTTGGTGCAGACGTTCCATCGCTGTCAGTCTGATGACGTGGACCAGTTGTCCCCCAACGGTTTTGCTGTGTTCCATTGTCGTTACGGACCACCTGTTCACTATGCCTTGGTGTGTGATGGGAACGGTGATTGCGTTGATGGAAGTGATGAAATAAACTGTCGTTCTGTGACTGAATCCCAAGTGGACGAGACTACGTTCGTTTGTGACAATCTTCAGACAATCGCAAAATCCCAACGGTGCAACGGTATGACTGACTGTTTTGATGGATCAGATGAGGTGGACTGTACTTTTTGCAATCAAGGTTACATTATGTGCACTGGTGTTGGCTGCGTTCCTAGTCTCTATGCAATGTATATAGATAGTTGTCCAGTAATGCCCCTTGTGAGTGAGGGTAAATTCGTGTTAAGTGACCCTTCTGTTTTGACTCTTGATGGCGATGGTATGTCCAGGATGCAACCCTATGATAGAAATAACGATGATGGATTGTTTCACTGCATAAGCGGCAATTacattccttcatttcttctcaACAATGGTGAGCTTGACTGTCAGTTTGGAGAAGATGAACATATCCCTTCTGAGAATGTCACATGCCCCGGTTATTACATTTGTCAACACTTCGGCAATTGTGTGCATCCTGACTTCATCTGTGACGGGATCTATCACTGTCCTTACAAAGATGATGAACGATACTGCAATCTTCCCTGTCCAGCTGACTGTGTTTGTGAAGGATATGCCTACTTCTGTACCAACCTGTCTGAACCACAATCTTTGTTACAAGCACGTTACCTGGATCTCAGTGGAAGTGTAAATGTGTCATTACATCATTTAAAATTCATGACAAGGTTGCAGTTTTTGAATCTTTCCTATTGTGGATTAGACACTGCATACCTGAGAAATTTGTCACAATTAAATACCCTTGATCTTAGCTTCAACAACCTGACTGGCTTCTCTTCTCTGCTGTTTGAACGACTAACAAGTTTGAAAACTCTGAACTTGTCAGGTAATCCGTTTGTAAGGATTCTTGATTCGTCCTTTCCTTTGTTTGTAAAGTCTTCGGGTCTGGTGAATCTTTTGCAACTCATAATGACTGACACTGGCCTTGAGTCACTCGAAGACAAGGCATTAAGTGCGCTGACCGAAGCTGACGACTTTGGATATCAGGCGAAACAACATTAA
- the LOC143297942 gene encoding relaxin receptor 2-like: MGVYMMIIGIADIKFRGMYVSKESEWKNSLECAIAGFLGLVSSEVSAMVICLITLDRLLVLYFPFKSQLHLKRRSSVTVCGIVWFLGLSIAAAPFWLSLDFYGETSICLPLPVTRHKFSGQFYAFAIFIILNFSLFVLIGMGQICIYCIIRNASKQAGANRRSQELAIARRLFLVVFTDFCCWFPIGLMGLLANYGVPIPGVVNVWAAIFILPLNSAINPFLYTLNTLLEKRRTAQLQQRTRRILGNIQSELPKMESSLAEEVVRVCIRSKIVKKDKMSQWLNIHQDSNISYIESAAESENNKGSVKCSFSE, translated from the coding sequence ATGGGAGTCTACATGATGATCATTGGCATTGCAGATATCAAATTTCGTGGAATGTATGTGTCAAAAGAAAGTGAATGGAAAAACAGTTTAGAATGTGCAATTGCAGGATTTCTGGGTCTTGtgtccagtgaggtgtctgcCATGGTCATCTGTCTCATTACTCTGGATCGACTGCTGGTCTTGTATTTCCCATTCAAAAGCCAGCTTCACCTAAAACGGCGTTCCTCTGTGACTgtttgtggtattgtgtggtttcttggtctgtccattgcagcTGCACCATTTTGGCTCAGCTTAGATTTCTATGGGGAGACAAGCATTTGCCTCCCTCTTCCAGTCACTCGCCACAAGTTCTCTGGTCAGTTCTATGCTTTTGCTATTTTTATCATCTTAAATTTCAGTCTTTTCGTTTTAATTGGCATGGGTCAGATTTGTATTTATTGCATAATTCGCAATGCCAGTAAACAGGCAGGAGCGAATCGGCGGTCACAAGAGCTGGCCATTGCTCGCAGGCTTTTTCTTGTAGTTTTCACAGACTTCTGTTGCTGGTTTCCTATTGGTCTGATGGGCCTGCTGGCCAATTACGGAGTTCCCATCCCTGGTGTGGTAAATGTCTGGGCTGCCATCTTTATTTTACCACTGAATTCTGCCATCAATCCATTTCTGTATACTTTGAATACGCTACTGGAGAAGAGGAGAACTGCGCAACTGCAGCAAAGAACAAGGAGGATTCTAGGGAATATACAGTCTGAGCTTCCTAAGATGGAATCAAGTCTGGCAGAAGAGGTTGTGCGAGTTTGTATCAGATCCAAAATAGTGAAGAAGGATAAAATGTCACAGTGGTTAAACATCCATCAAGATAGCAATATCAGTTACATTGAATCTGCCGCAGAAAGTGAAAACAACAAGGGTTCAGTCAAATGCTCGTTTAGTGAATAG